The window GGTAACACATATTCTTATAACCTCTTTCAGTTAAGTACTCTAAGCTATTGAACATGTTCCTTAGAAAATTATTATTCTTTATCTGACAAGTTCAATTTATATGGAAACAAAATGAGATGCTGTTCAGGGCTTGAAATTTGAAGGTTTCTAATTGGTACAACACTAAGCCATAACTTCTGCTGTTTCTTGTCTAGGATATACACATATTTCCTGAAGTGTTGATTAAACTATGAATTCTACTGCCCTGTCCTGATATGTCCGTTCTTTTGCTTACAAGCACttctttttcatattttcaatTCCTAAATTAGATGAGTTTCATCAGTTATTTTAATGCAATGAAATTTATAACCTGATTTTGGGAGTGAACAAGATATATTTATCTCTCTCTCTTGTATGCAGAGTTGCTGCAACAAAAAGTCCCGTCATATTTATTGGAACTGGTGAACACATGGACGAGTTTGAAATTTTCGATGTTAAGCCATTTGTCAGCCGTCTTTTAGGTTTGCATCTCTTTTGTCAATTCCTCACCTTTGCTTGGACGCATTTTCATCTCCACTGTAATTTGATTTTCTTCCTGAACCAGCTCCTGCTTATTTGTGGTACTTTATATTGCTGATATCTGTTGTCCTATTGTGTCGATCTCTACCAGGCATGGGTGACTGGTCTGGGTTCATGGACAAGATACATGAAGTTGTCCCGATGGATCAACAGCCTGAGCTTCTTCAGAAGTTATCGGAAGGACACTTTACCTTGAGGATAATGTATGAGCAATTTCAAAACATACTTAAAATGGGTCCCATTGGCCAGGTTTGTTACTTGCTTGCTTTAAACTTTCTGATTTTTCTGAAAAAACATTCTCTTTTTCCATCGTTTTGGGTGTCAACCATCAACTTCCTCATCATTTTGGTTGGAAAAGCTTCATCACTATCCAATTCATTTGGAAATAAGTAACTATAGTCCATCAGCAGGCGCTTTTGCTGTTATCTTAAGTTTATAGTTCCTGCAGTATAAATTTTCTTGAGTCCGtttactattttttttccttcttttctttctGATAAACCACAAATATTTACAGAATAACTTACTGCAAGCTCAAGATCATTTTCTAGTTCCTTGAATACAACTGAAAGGGATTTTGTCAACCCTACCTCTTTTGCTCCCCCAACCccgtcctctctctctctctcagttgACTTGATATCATCTTACAcgttttttatgtttctttgtggTATAGGTCTTCTCAATGCTTCCAGGATTCAGTGCAGAGTTGATGCCAAAAGGCCGTGAAAAGGAAAGCCAGGCAAAAATTAAACGATACATGACAATGATGGATTCAATGACTAATGAAGGCAAGTGATCTAATTCTAAGAGCTTTACGCATTAGTTGGTTTTAGAGTTTAGTTCGATGTTTTGATTTAAAATTCTAATTCGATTGCAGAATTGGATAGTTCCAACCCAAAGCTTATGACAGAATCCCGAATTATGCGGATAGCTAGGGGCTCCGGTCGCCAAGTGCATGAGGTCATGGAAATGATGGAGGAATACAAACGACTGGCGAAGATATGGAGTAAGATGAAGGGGCTTAAGATTCCAAAGAAGGGAGAGATGAGTGCCTTGTCTCGAAACATGAATGCGCAACACATGAGCAAAGTCCTGCCCCCTCAGATGTTGAAGCAAATAGGTGGCATGGGTGGTTTGCAAAACTTGATGAAGCAAATGGGCGGAATGGGTGGAATGGGTTCCTCCGCTAAGGACATGATGGGTATGTTTGGTGGTGGAGACAAGTAATATATGATTACATCAAAGCACAATTTTCATCAAAGCACATTTTTACTGGAAAAGCATCTTAACCCCGGAGCTTCCTCTTGCCCTTTGTATTATTGGCCATAGATTTTGGAATTTTGGAATTATAGGAAGCAGATCATGTCAATAGAAGGAATTTCTTATGAGTTTGCTGCTTCTTGATTTTCTTGCTGTATTTATGTTGTCAGTAGGTATCTCAATATCCATTTTATCTCAATATCCATTTTCTTAGATTAGAGAATGGTCATACCCCTCCTCCCGTTTGAGGAAGATATCTCAGGTGTTCGCGGATAGGTGGATGGGATGTGTCAAGAGTACAGATTGTTTGAGTATAACACTATAGATGTcaatgaaggggagccttggtgtAACGGTAAAGTTGCACCTATGTGactaggaggtcacgggttctAGTCGTGAAAATAGTCTCTTGTAGAAATACAGGGTAAGGCTACATACAATAGACCATTGTGGTCCGACTCTTTCccgaaccccgcgcatagcggaagCTTAGTGCTCAAGCTGCTTTGTTTTACTATAGATGTCAATCTTTTCTCTCAGTAGGCTTTTACTATAGTGTTTCTCGACTCTCCAAATAGTCTCAGGTGTAGAGGTGATCACgctcaactatgccttataaaaaggactaagcggtcgttgaaaatataatatccgGTCTAAGaatccggagtcgaatcccacagagaactaaggtttagctacaactgtttACTATCACTCATAAAACAAGTTTGAACAATTTATAAGCTGTAAATATCAAtattcttatgtctaactaattaactaacaaattaaaaaaagtaaataaaCAACTAGAGATACTCAGGGTTGGAGACAAGAATAAGGAGGTAAAGAGTTATGATTTTTCCCAATTGTTGGAATCCTTCTCGctacgtcttctataatttcgcctaagtattctctaccgatcgtaaGTACTTTGGGTGTTGTATCTTTCTCGAGCAACTactacaatttactagacgtattctctcgaactacgctagctgatactaattcaccgctcactacgatcgcaccaaggtttcgttatctctaatcctacCTTTAAACACATAAGTtatgagtgatgttgttcaacaactacctaaatgcgtaCTCTTTCTCGAGcagtacacactaaataggcacattcaattgatggccattaaatcaacaacaacaaacacgtagttgaacaagtagcgAAATCTAACTGctaaattatataaaaacataacaagaattcatcctacaaaaggttccatcaaaacactagataacaaattaactattcataatagtatgcaaaagtACAATACTAGatttcataaccaataatgaaaataggaagacggaagtgaaaaactcgtagaagaattctccgccttgctcctagcgtGTTCTTGCCTCTTTAAGTCGAATCTCCTCCCCAATAATGTCTCCCTCTTAAGAtataggtttagaaccccttttatacatgttgggaGCGTGTAGGGACGAAACTACCAAGTCCTAGCCGAATTAGGACGAAATCCTCCCTAAGGCGTCTCGCTTGGCGCCTCGTGCCAACCTGGACACCGAAATTTTTCCACTTCTGTGCTTTTCTTCCATTAGCGTTTTGATTGGTGCCTGGTGCTAACCTGGGCACCAAAATCATACTCCCTCCAAATTCTTGTATTTTTACTTCACTTTGCATGCAAGCTTGCCAAATCACTTTaaattgactcctacacatataaacaccattattaagctcgagtcatAAATACTTACACCAAAGTTAACAAGATTGAGGTATAATGCAAGGCAAATTACATGCAAAAACATGAATTTGTAGcctaacatcaccaccccacacttaaactcttgctcgtcctcgagcaacctaAAACTTTGCAAACCAAACGATGCACGCAAGACATTATACAATGGAGGAACATCTGGCAATTCAAAACACTACACATATGTGTCACGTCCCAATTTCCCTTCCGTTGGGTAtcctgatggcacctagtcttagggactaggtaagcgtaacatttactgaataacaaccataataaataacatctaataacTTGAAATagatttttttaataaaagtttacaattcccaaaaccggtagtacaagtcataagctctacagagattgctacaaatttctaaatacaactgtttggaaataggtaaaacagtgtgaatacaaaataggaaggtgactctaaAGCCGGCGAACGCAgcagtaggtttaccttgaggctccacagcaacagtctgcacaactagctaatgatcaactgatttcaaaatacctggatctgcacaaaaatatgcagaagtgtagtatgagtacaccacggtggtacccaacaagtatcaagactaacctcagtagagtagtgacgaagtacaGTCAAGATACCTATTGGACTAAATAacttgaacaagtataagtatagaaacaacagagtatgatatctacataaagactatgcgaaGTGGAaattaatacggtaattgcaataagaaaggacaacaacaagtatcagcgaaataccataataatgacacagaagggtgaacgtaaacataacctaaatccgaaatcacagatacaaaaggacaattaataactcagcaacaacgACCGCTTTCGCATCagattttagtcaataaactccacgaggtatcgAACCTCGGGCTAATCACAATTCACGGGTCTCAATAACTGAACCTTAACACTTgacatcttgtgccctcattacacttcataaccgcattgacgactcacgtgccaaatagagccattctcacatagaaggcaagtaaacaagggtgtgcatctatactcaacaatatcaagaaaatcttttatccgataagagtgcttaactatgtgtatgcttgtgcaagtgtcctaatatAGTTCATACCggctagtgagcataaggaaaagaacggacaacacgtagaatattttctcacaactttttCAAGATAAAGCTCATACagataagtgtaccactacacaaatatcaacaataagaatgcccctaggccatcacgaatcatcacaaatcaatccctaacatagcccaccttgtctcgtcacgtgtgcaatagtaaagcaAATGTCCGCCTTGTcttcgccacacgtgcataataatgtttccACCTTGTTTCTCCACATGCGCAATCCACATATATATTTTCCGCCTTGTCacgtcgcatgtgcaaatatcaatagtaacaatggcacgacagaaacctcgtgcaaccccataacaaagagatgtcaacaaagggcactcccgagatactgtctcatagtcccaaaagtaaatgctcaacaggggatctcccgaggtaccacctcgtagtcccaaagtaaatatgcaagacagggggatctcccgaggtaccgccacgtagtcccaaagttaatatgcaagacagggggatctcccgaggtaccgcctcgtagtcccaaagtaaatatacaagaacaataagtacaacaacaacaataacactaatacaaggatacgacaaataaatcaactcagaaattctagAACTCAAAGGAACGGAGGAATTAATTCACGAGGActggccacaatagagaatgctagtcataataagaacatctcaacaagaaaggaaatattatgtaacgaCGGTCCAcgatgtacagttcgacaacgaggaagCTAACACAAggtgaataattccaaataaggaacATATAGGATATCTAACATTCTTTTAAGGTTGgtaattaagaaagagatacaacaaattcaattagagataagcagcagaaagataatcatagcctcaattaaggatgaacaatttcaaaaaagataattataacttcaaataaagataatcagttaggggaaagataacatggcaataaaagagataacaatttcagttaaggcgtagatgactcaaataagcatcaagggcggataatgaagcaattaattctaattaaagcaggtagaggtgaaactagtaattaagagatgtattcataacataacaactgcataatcagtgaatacaaggacctaagaaccctaaaaggccaactttccacaaataagtccgagcacgtactcgtcacctcacgtacacggactaaaattagcatagaagactcaaatcctaaggggtagttcccccacatgaagttaggcaagatacttgcctcgaaccaagctcaatcaataagtaagaatgcccttttccCTTGATTATCCGACtttgaatgacccaaatctaaccaaacacaattacgtatcataaataaaattacgagaaactaatttaaataataaatttatgaCACTAGAAAAGAATCGAAAATTcggcccaaaaagtcgacccgggcccacgtttcGGAATCAGGTAagagtcataaaatacgaacacccaatcaaccacgagttcactcgtaccaaccCTTTTcccaatttctcaaccaaattccttaattaaatgatgaattcaactatagattaatgagatataaccataaaaaagttaagaatcgttacccacaagcttcctctgaaaatccctcgaaatttcgcctcaatccgagctctctggGTCCAAAATTGGAGAATGAAATCaaccctcgcacttagcccttttctgcccaacgatttccacttctgcgggcttccagtcgcacctgcgacgccgtacctgcggaaattccatcgcaggtgcggaaatgacttaattCCTCTGGTCCGCTTATGTGAGCataaggccgcacctgcgagtgtgcGCCTACAGATTcttgtccgcttttgcggaatcCTCACTCAGctcgccttccgcttctgcgatctcttCTCTGCAggagcggctccgcttctgcacccctttggtcgcacctgcgaccactggttaCCCAGAccagggccgcatctgcgagctcccttccacacgtgcgagtccgcacttgcggccaccccaccgcaggtgctattacaccagaagcttgaaagcttcagcaactacacaagtccaaatttcgacccgttaagcattcgaaactcacccgaggcccccgagacctcaaccaaatataccaacaagtcctaaaacaccataaaaacttagtcgagccctcaaatcacatcaaacaatgctaaaaacatgaaacaccctccgattcaaatttaatgaacttgaaacttaaaaatttctacaaccgatgtcgaaacctatcaaaccgcatccgattgatcccaaattttgcacacaagtaatattcaacattacggacctactccaactttctaAATAGGATTctaactccgatatcaaaaagtccactaccggtcaaaatctccaaaaaattgacttttgccatttcaagcctaaatgagctacaaacctccaaaatacaattcgaacacgcccctaagtctaaaatcacccaacggagctagcaggaccgacaaaactccattccagggtcgtcttcacacaattctgactatgatcaaaatcctaaggcttaagcttcctttttagggactaagtgtcgtCGAACCACGTacgtaagtcaatacacataatacgaagctgctcagggtcttatgtcatcgaacgagacttaaattctcaaaacgaccggccgggtcgttatactatgaccatggttgataccAACAATTAAGCCCTTGCATACACATTCATAACTTTCCCAACTTTCACATGCCTAAATATTAGTGACCAATTTAAAACACTCAAACAACCAGCCCATAACCACCCAACCTCAAAGACCGACTCGTCGCCAATAAGCACTCTTAACTCGTgcactcacccaacaagagaTGTTTAATAATATCACATATCCGTCATGAAATCATGTGCATCACCAAAGAATAAGAGGGTATTTCGTCCACACATTCACACAGGCatttaaatataatttaaggatatCACATATATGAAAAAAGAACCACTCACTCTCACAAATAAATTCATGTGCACTCCGTGGTTGTGCCATAGGCTTACCCGTAGTGTATATCTCCACAATTCTAAGCTCTCACAGTCTAAGATCAATTAGGTCTTTACTGGTTATAAcgtaggctaagggacgggtaggatatattttgggTATAGTGACTAACCTTCCTAAGCACTTTAGTACACTACACTTAACTATCAAGTACACACTCTTTATGACCAATTCAAGAAATGCCACGAAACCATATACAACTTGGCACTTCTTCTTTAAGCACATCTATAtacttatttttctcttttttgtattttctttgatctttttttttctctttttttttccttcaacaCTCTCCATAAATTTAGGTTGCTCGAATAATGATCTTCCAAAACATACATGCACCTTTTTGGTTTTCTAtgattccactcaaaagctaccccaactctcaccttactcttctagcgacttaagtgctttctgtaacaccccaaatttttactaaaatTTACATTTTCgattgagcatctttataatgaggAGATATTTTTTACTTCGCACTTCCTAAACGTAAAATTGACAATACATAAAAATTCATTACTTTAGGTTGTGTTAATATTGACAAAGAAGTTCTATGGTATTGCTATGtgtaacacttaatattattttgataaatTGTTGTTAAATACATTATAATTATAGTTTTGGGCTGCCACCCTTTtgtatttatataaatatatttagtAGGTTGGCCAGCCACATTTTCATATTCATCCAAAAATTTTATATTACTTTTGTGACATACTTTTTTATAACCTCGTCTTATTTTCAGTCCTTAATGCCAAAGAAAAccccatctctctctctctctctctctctctctctctctctctctctctctctctctccttatTATCACCTGAAAAACTCCATGAAAACCATCATAAATTTTCACTAAACCAACCAGAAAAATTCgttcttggtgaagctcaagttgctcctctcttttgtggtaagttactaaactCGTTTTTACACTAGACAGCTATTAGTGTTTTCTTCATATCTTTTTATATAGAGATCCGTTTTAAGTGATCAAATACTTTCTGGAAATATGTTTTACAGATATATAACTCTTATGAAAGAACAAAAACCTGTTTTGTCTTTTATTAACCCAAAAATAGGTGATGAAGTACAGGGCAGGTGCTGTCCAGATTTTCTGTTTTACAAACCCTTCCTGTACTACTGTTAGTAATGTTAGCATAACtttttgtataaaatttatatgggGGTGATTCAAGATGTTATGAAATGCTAAGATACATATCTACAATTTTAAAGAAGACCACACAGTCTAGTTTGTCCTTTTTTATCTTCAAATCTGAGTCACAACACGAGATAGTGATACTATCCAGAATTTctgtttcaaatattttgggtaattttcaccaatatcatgtttagtttgacatgttatatcactgaacttatatagatatttgattatgtatttaaggtatatatacccTTGTAAAATCTAAGGGGAAGTATTTGAGGAAGTAGACAGATTTGGTTTGTCTATGGCGTAGACAATTCGAACAtcctcaagttgtggttgaactgttttgtggtaaaacaccaaggtttgtgtataaactttgtactctttttacttgctggaatattttgaaataacctgatattttatttttgttgtcttcaattaatagcattgtattcgtgttatatcaagtattgcAAGATATTTGCTAAATCGCCCACTCGTACGGATCGTTTAAttattttgcattcttgttgggactttgtcctttTTGTGGCAGTGACTTTATCACTCATCTTGGCATGCCTTTTGGTTTGGATCTTTTTCCATCTTGGCTTTGGATTTGTAGTTCGGCTTAAATTATGAAACTTGTCCGTGTTAAGTACGAACTAGgaagccatttttaatatggttcttgattctcttggCTATTGGGTTTTAACCCTACTTGATTTGGGGCTTCGGTCCATCTTGATATTTGATTTtgcttagtgtgatggcatgacgTACATATTGGACGAAAAATAGATATTTGACAAATTctcttggattgatagtatatgctttctcaactcttgaatcttgaacattgttattgatattaagggttgatatttgatacttttgatatatttattcacttgttttaaattatatttcatttGAGATACTTATGACTGAAAATGAGAATTGGAGAAGTTAATGGCTCCAAGCCTAAAGTTTATACgccactaagctttatgcttagcgatagttgttttctatcgtaggtaatgtaCGGGATGAAATTTGAAGACGACCTTATGAAATAGTCTTTTTGGGAGCACttatggagatcacatttgcatatgcaccatggttttgtatagttttgggacatgtacatgatatatatgtcacagttatgtatgttatttggaggcttgttggatcttaagaccaaaatcttgtaacttgaatttggtaacttattttgctatttttgggtgtgttaataactcaagtcttgtaatatgatgaatttacactttgtcttataaatatgtacaaaggagaaaactagttttcctttttatacccgatagtttgaaatttatgtacaatacaaacttgcagtgatgttgaatgaaagtataattttgttaggaAGTTGCTTTAATGTGTTGATTATTCAAAAAAAGAAGGGTTATATCAccttatattgatattttgacattgtatttcatttttttaaaaaaattataaagagtattttcaaaaataaaaatattgcactTTGGACCTCATCGAATGGGCCTATTTTCGCTACTAAACTATTCTGAATATTTTTTTAACTAATATATTTTTAATGTTGTAAGTAGTAAATAAGATTTGTTTCGTAAGTAGCACCCTCCCAAAAGGATTGCTACAggttttggtatcagagcctaagtttGTGATTCTAGGATTTTTGTTGTGATCGTActtaatatttttgttattttctttcttGAAATTGACTTGGAGATTATAAATTTTTGCATACTTTTTAGTGTAATTTGATGTATTCCTTGTGCATATGCATCATGTACATGTCCCTAATACAATGTGATCTTATCTTTTATAGGAATTTTAATATGGCCTCTTCTTCGAATAGAGCTATTGAATCCATTGATGAAAGTCATGCCTATTATAATGCTCCACCTCACCTCCAAGAAGGAGATGAGGTACCCTTGCCTAACCTAAATCATCATCATGTTAGTGAAAATAAACTGGGCAATAATCCAAGAGCAATGGGTCATAGTACTCCTATTATGACTCCTCCATTTTAGCAGATGGCTGAGTTTTTTCGTCACTTGGCTGGGACAATGTCAGAACCTAGTGAAATAAATTTTGAGAAGATGAGGAAAATGGGTGGAGTTGAATTTGAAGGCACCACCGATCCCACGGTAGATGAACAATGGCTCGAGCGCGTGGAGAGGGTCTTTGAATAACAAGAGTGTACTAATGCTGCCAAATTTAAGTATGTTATCTCTCTTTTACAAAAATATGCCTATGATTGGTGGGTAAGTGTGCCAAATGCAAAAGAAAAACCTTCGGTGCTGACTTGGGATTACTTTGTGAAAGCATTTCGTGCGAAATATGTCCCcttgtctattgtgatgctaagAAAAAAGAGTTTCTGAATTTAAGAAAAGGGAGTATGTCTATTGCAGAGTATCAACAAAAATTTCTCAGGCTTTCTCGCTATGCTAGAGGTATTATTGATGGTGAAAGAGAAGAGTGCAGAAGATTTGAAGAAGGTTTGAATGGTTACATTCGAAAGTCTGCGGCAATCTTGCAACTTGAGGATTTTTCCAAGATAATTTCAGTTTCTCTTACTTGGGAAAGAATTGACAAGGAAGAAGCTACTAGGAGAGAAAACATGTTTAGCAAGGGTAATTTAGATTATGGCGGTCCATCCAAGAAGGGAAAGTTTGACTATTTCAAGACTGAAAGTGCACATAGATCATCATATCATAAGCAGAATAAGCCAAATTTCTCTACTGCTAGTACTCCAAATTATGTCCAAGGCAAAACTTATACACCTATTTGTGCACAGTGCGGGAAGAATCACTATGGTACCTGCAAAAGAGCTTTTGGTGCTTGTTTTAATTGTGGAAGTCTAGATCATAAAGTGCAGGATTGTCCTAATCCTAATCCTCTTTCTTATACACATACAGAGGGCTCAGTTCAAAAGCTTGTCACTACTTATTATCAAGCTAATAGTTGTACAAGACCTAGAAATATGCAAGCAGCGGGTTCGGGTGGAGCTAATCAGGTTAGTGGGTCGAGATCTACTACACGAGTCTATGCTATGAGACAGAGGAATGACCAAGATGGCCCGGACGTGGTTGTTGGTAAATTTCACTTATTTGGCATATCTGTTGTTACATTATTTGATCCTGGATTTCGCACTCTTATGTTTGCTCATCACTTGCATTTCCTGATACTAGTAAATCTGTGAGACTTGACTTTGATATGCTGGTCACGAGTCCATTAGATCATCAGGATGTTGTTAACAGGATTTACCGAGATTGTCCATTCATGATTCAAAATCTGGTCTTACCTGCAGACTTGCTTGAAATGCCCTTCCAAGACTATGATGTTATTGTTGGTATGGATTGGCTCTATAGGTACCATGCATTGGTTGATTGTAGGTTGAAGCAAGTGACTTTTGAAAATCCTGCATATTCACACACAGTAGTTCAATG is drawn from Nicotiana tomentosiformis chromosome 12, ASM39032v3, whole genome shotgun sequence and contains these coding sequences:
- the LOC138903314 gene encoding uncharacterized protein, whose translation is MSIAEYQQKFLRLSRYARGIIDGEREECRRFEEGLNGYIRKSAAILQLEDFSKIISVSLTWERIDKEEATRRENMFSKGNLDYGGPSKKGKFDYFKTESAHRSSYHKQNKPNFSTASTPNYVQGKTYTPICAQCGKNHYGTCKRAFGACFNCGSLDHKVQDCPNPNPLSYTHTEGSVQKLVTTYYQANSCTRPRNMQAAGSGGANQVSGSRSTTRVYAMRQRNDQDGPDVVVDLLEMPFQDYDVIVGMDWLYRYHALVDCRLKQVTFENPAYSHTVVQ